The following proteins come from a genomic window of Streptomyces sp. GS7:
- a CDS encoding isoprenyl transferase — protein MRIPYPPALRDLVYRLYARRVEGRLDHSQVPKHIGVILDGNRRWARADGRTTEQGHQAGAAKIEELLGWCAETGVEVVTLWLLSTDNLDRPEAELTPLLGIIENTVRDLAADGRWRVHHVGNRDLLPDATQRVLKESEQTTLGNKGVLVNVAVGYGGRQEIADAVRSLLLEHAERGTSFEELAEIVDIDLISEHLYTRGQPDPDLVIRTSGEQRLSGFMLWQSAHSEYYFCEVFWPAFRKVDFLRALRDYAARHRRYGN, from the coding sequence ATGCGCATCCCGTATCCGCCTGCACTGCGCGATCTCGTCTACCGGCTGTACGCCCGCCGGGTGGAGGGACGCCTCGACCACAGCCAGGTGCCCAAGCACATCGGCGTCATCCTGGACGGCAACCGGCGCTGGGCGCGCGCCGACGGGCGGACCACCGAGCAGGGCCACCAGGCCGGCGCGGCCAAGATCGAGGAGCTGCTCGGCTGGTGCGCCGAGACCGGCGTCGAGGTCGTCACGCTCTGGCTGCTGTCCACCGACAACCTCGACCGGCCCGAGGCCGAGCTGACCCCGCTGCTGGGGATCATCGAGAACACGGTGCGCGACCTGGCGGCCGACGGCCGCTGGCGGGTGCACCACGTCGGCAACCGCGATCTGCTGCCGGACGCCACCCAGCGGGTGCTCAAGGAGTCCGAGCAGACCACGCTCGGCAACAAGGGCGTCCTGGTGAACGTCGCGGTCGGCTACGGCGGCCGGCAGGAGATCGCGGACGCGGTGCGGTCGCTGCTGCTGGAGCACGCCGAGCGCGGGACGTCCTTCGAGGAGCTGGCCGAGATCGTCGACATCGACCTGATCTCCGAGCACCTCTACACCCGCGGCCAGCCGGACCCGGACCTGGTGATCCGGACCAGCGGCGAGCAGCGGCTGTCGGGCTTCATGCTCTGGCAGAGCGCCCACTCGGAGTACTACTTCTGCGAGGTCTTCTGGCCGGCGTTCCGGAAGGTCGACTTCCTGCGCGCGCTGCGCGACTACGCCGCCCGACACCGGCGCTACGGCAACTAG